The Deltaproteobacteria bacterium genome contains the following window.
GCGGCGTTGTGACTTTGAGAACGCGGCGAATCTGTTGAAGAGCGCGAAGTTCCCACGACGATTCTCGTAGACGCGGGAGGCAGCGTGCGCTGGATCGACCAGAGCACGGATTATCAGGTGCGCTCGGATCCCGAGCGCGTTCGCGCTGCGCTGAACGCGGCGCTCGCATGAGGAGCTGACTTGGCCAACGACGAGCCGCGCATCGCGGTGTTCGTGGATTTCGAGAACCTCGCGATCGGCGCGCGCGACATGCGCGGCCAGGAGACGTTTCGCATCGACGTCGTGCTGCGGCGCCTGCTGGAGCGCGGCCGCATCGTGTTCAAGCGCGCCTACTGCGACTGGACGCGCTACCGCGACGCGACGAAGGAGCTGCATCAGCAGGGCGTGGAGCTGATCGACGTGCCGCACACCGGCATGTCGGGCAAGAACAGCGCCGACATCCACATGGTGGTCGACGCGCTCGAGCTGTGTCACGCGAAGCAGCACATCGACGTGTTCGCGCTGCTCACGGGCGACAGCGACTTCTCGCCGCTCGTGGCGAAGCTGAAGGAGAACGACAAGCGCGTGCTCGGCGTCGGCGTGAAGGCGTCGTCGTCGAAGCTGCTGATTCAGAGCTGCGACGAGTTCATCTACTACGACGACCTGGTGCGCGCAAAGCCGCCGGTCGTCGCGAAGCCCGCGGCGAAGCCGCATGCACCCGCAGCCGCGGCGCCCGCACGCGACGCCAAGGAGGCGAAGGGCGACAAGAGCGACAAGAGTGACAAGGGCGAGGACAAGCGAGGCGAGGCGATGGAGTGGCTGGTCGAGACCGTGACCGCGCTCGCCGAGAACTACGAAGCGCCCTGGGGCTCGATGGTGAAGCAGACGCTGAAGCGCGTGCACCCCGGCTTCAACGAGAGTTATTACGGGTACCGCGACTTCGCCGAGCTGCTGGAGGACGCCGAGGACAAGGCCGTGGTCGAGCTCGACTGGGACGACAAGCGGGGCAACTACCAGGTGCGCCTCGCGAAAGCGAAGCGAGCGAGGGGCGCGAAGTAGGCGAGCGGAGACGACGCGGTAGCGAAGCGAGCGAGGGGGGCGAAGTAGCGTTCAGTTCGCGGCGGCGGGCTTCGCTCGCGGCGCGAGATTCTTCTCGAAGAACGCGATCAGCGCCTCGTACCAGCGGACGCGGTTCGCCTCGAGCACGAAGCCGTGAATCTCGTCGGGAAACTCGAGGTACTCGTACTGCTTGCCATCGCGTTTCAGCGCGTCCGCCATGCGCTGCGACTGACGTACGTGCACGCGCTGGTCGTCGACACCGTGCCCCAGCAATACGGGCGCACGAATGCGTGCGACGTTGCGTAGCGGCGATGCGGCTCGGAGCCGCTCTTTGTCTCCCCTCTCGCCGCCGACCATCGTCTCGTGCCAGTCGTAGCCCCACGAGTACCACTGATCGTCTTGAAGCAGGAACTCGATGTCAGTCACCGAGGCGTAAGCGGCTCCCGCTCGGTAGAGCTCGTGTGTCTTTGCGAGGCCAGCGAGCGTCGCGTAGCCGCCGAAGCTGCCGCCGTAGATGCCCACGCGATCCGCGTCGGCGAAGCCCTGCGCGACGGCCCACTTCACGCCGTCCGTGATGTCGTCTTGGATCTTCTGCCCCCACTCGCGGTAGCCCGCTTCGAGGTGAGGGGTGCCAAGGCCCGAGGACCCGCGGAAGTTCGGCTGCAGCACGGCGAAGCCGCGGCTGGCGAACAGCTGGACTTCAGCGTCCCACTGAATCAGATCGCGCGCCCACGGGCCGCCGTGAATCAGCATGACGAGCGGCAAGTCCTTCGCCTCGTGCCCGCGCGGAAGGGTGAGGTACGCGGGAATCGCGAGTCCGTCCCGCGCCTGATAAGTCACGCGCTTCGTCTCCGAGAGCTGCTCGCGGCGGATGTCCGGGCGCTCGTCGATGAGCGGAAACAGCTGCTTCAGCTTGCGGTCGTACGCGAAGTACGTCGGAGGCTGGGTGTCTGCGCTGACGTGGAGGATCTGGCGGTTGCCGTCCTTCGAATAGCTCCGCGGATAAATCTGAACTGCCTGCCCGAACTCCTGCTCAAACGCCCGATGGAGTGCGGCGCGCTCTCGCTCTGCAGCCTCGTCCAGGAAGTGAATCTGCGGCGAGTCCGTCGTGTAGCGAATTCCGAGCACCCGCCAGTCGCCTGCTGGCGAGCGGAAGAGACCGTCAACATCGACCTCGGGGTGCGCGTAGACGAGCTCACCGAGCTTCTTGGCGCGCAGGTCGTACTCGTAGATCGCCGTGCGACCGTCGAGGTCGCGATTGACGTAGATCTTGCCCGGGTCCTCGGCGCTGAAGCCGAGAAACTCCTCTTCGTGCGAGAAGGCTTCCTTCCGAATCGTCAGCTCGAAGTCCGCCTCCGGATCCACGCGCGTCCACAGCTCGTAGTACTTGTCCTCGCGGTACGCGATGCCCGCGCGGATGTCCCCAGCCTTGTCCGCCAACCACTCGCGCACCATCGACTTCGCACCTTGGTGCGGTCGCAACGCGCCGGTCTGAACGTTCATCTTCTGCACGCGCGGCCACTCGTCGCGATAGGGCGAGTCGAATTGAATCAGGAGATAGTCCGGATCGTCCGGCGTCCAGTGGACGATCTGGTCCTGATAGAACGGCTGCAGCTTCATCTGCCCGAGATACGGCCAACGCTTGCCGAGCCACCCGAAGTTCTTGCCGTCTGCGTCGACGCCATAGAGGCGAGTCACCCGGCTGCGCATCCCGACTCCATTCGGATTGCGCGCATGCACGCTCATCAGCAGCCGCTTCGAGTTCGCCCACTCGAGCCAGTTCAGACGGATGTCCGGGTCGTCGAGCTTTGCGACCGCTTTCATGGCGCCGCCCGCAAGCGGTCTCGTGAAGATGAACTGGAGGTCGCCCTTGGACACGATCACCGCGACCGTCTGCCCGTCGTCGGAGAGCGCCGGGCTCGTCACGCTCGGGTTCGAGAAGAGCTGCCGCACCGTGAGTGCGGACGACGCCTCCTGCGCCTCGCCGGAGACCGCGAGCGCGATCAACGCGCCGAGTGCTGGGGCCAACCGCGCGCCATACCGGGAACGACCTGCGAGCAACACCTGGAGCCTCCTTCGGCCCCAATAACTTCTCACACCCGCACTCGCGGAGGCGCGCATTCCTTCGCGAGCGCGCTCAGTTTGCGCGACTTCGCTCGGCTTCGCCTCGTTGCGCGCTCAGCTCTTCCCGATTCGCGGGAATGCCGGCTTGCGGCCCTCCAGGAAGCTGTTCACGCCCTCGCCGAAGTCCTTGCGCTTGAAGCTGTCGGCCATGCGCGCGTTCGCCTCGTTCATCGCGACATCGAGGGGCTGCTGCAGCGCGCGGTAGACCTGCTGCTTCATGTTCATGATCGAGGCGGGCGAGGACCACGTCGCGAGATCCTCGACGTACGCCTTCGCCTCGCGCAGCAGCTCGGCGCCCGGCACGACGCGGTTCACGAGGCCCATCGCGAGCGCCTCCTTCGCGTCGATCTTGCGCGGGCTCCACATCATGTCGAGCGCGCGGGACGGGCCGAGCAAGCGCGGCAGGATCCACGACGCGCCGTGCTCGGCGATCAGGCCGCGCTGCGCGAAGGCGGTGCGGAACACCGCGGTCTCCGAAGCGAAGCGCAAGTCGCAGAGCGCCGCGATCGAGAGGCCGAGGCCTGCGACGGGGCCGTTCACGGCGGCGATGATCGGCTTGCGCACCTTCAGCAGGTACGCGTACGTCACCGAGAACTCGGCGCCCATCGCGGGATCGCCCGGCTCGATGTCGAGCTCGTTGTCGTTCGCGCCGAGCGTGCGCTCGCCGCGCGCGCCGGCCGCGAGCGCCTGCGCGTCCATGCCCGCGCTGAAGCCGCGGCCCGCGCCCGTCAGCACGATGCCGACCACGCGCGCGTCGTCCTCTGCGGCGCCGATCGCGTGGCGCAGCTCGCTCAGCATCTTGTGCGTGAGCGCATTGAGGCGGTCGGGGCGGCTCAGCTGGATGACTGCGGCGCTGCCATCGATGTCGTACTGGATCTGCTCGTACACGCTTCTCTCCTTGCGGCTCGATTGTTAAGGGCGGCCGCCGTAGTTCTTGCCGAGCGACTCCACGACCGCGTGGAACTCGTTCACCGTGTCGCGCAGGATGTCGGCGACGGGGCGCACCGACTCGATGCGGCCGGCGACTTGGCCCGAGAGCGCGACGCCGGCGTCGACCTTTCCGCCGAAGTAGACGTCGCGAACGCCCGCGCCCATCTCTTCCATCGCGGTGCTCGGATCCTTCTCGAGCCGCTCGGTGCGCGTGGTGCGCAGCGCGCGCAGGGCGGGGCGGCCCGGCGGCTTGATCATCACCGTGCCGGTTTCGGCCGCAGCGACGATCGATTGCTTCCAGCCGTCGTGAATCGGTGATTCGAGCGCCGACACCATGCGCGTGCCCATCTGCACGCCCTCGGCGCCGAGCGCGAACGCCGCGGCCATCGTCGCGCCGTCGCAGATGCCGCCCGCCGCGATGATCGGCACGTCAAGCTTCGAGCGAATCAGCGGCAGCAGCACCATCGTCGCCACTTCCTGGTGGCTCTTGAAGCCGCCGCCTTCGCCGCCTTCCACCACGAGCCCGTCGACGCCCGCGTCGACCGCCTTCTGCGCGGCCCTGAGGCTCGGCACGACGTGGAAGACGGTCAGGCCCGCGGCCTTCAGCGCCTTCGTGTACTTGGTCGGGTCGCCCGCAGAAGTTGTTACGAACTTCACGCCCTGCGCGACGACGAAGTCGACGATGCCGGGGTCGCGCACGAAGGCCTGCGCGATGTTCACGCCGAACGGCTTCGTCGTGAGCTCGCGCATCTTCACGATCTCGCCGCGAATCTCGTCGAGCGCGCCGGAAGACGTCTCGATGATGCCGAGGCCGCCCGCGTTCGAGACGGCGGACGCGAGCTGCGCCCGCGCGATCCAGCCCATGGGGGCTTGGATGATCGGGAGCGACACTCCGAGTAGTCGGGTGATGCGGTTATCAAGCACGGTGTCGCTCCCTCGGATTGCGCGCGCGGCGCGCGCAATCCGCATCCAAGCTTTCCTTGTTGACTTCGCTCGCCTTCGGCTCGCTGCGCGCTTCGCTTGCCGCCTCGGCCGACCTACTTGGCAGGCGAGCTCGACATCGAGCACGTGCGGTCGAGTTCTCGAACGCGTGGCCGGGAAGAGTGCTTCAGCCGCGCGGAGATTGTCAGGGCTACCGCCGTGACGAAGAGGTGCAGGCAGGTTGCTAGCGCGGGTCGGGGTCGCGCGTCTCGCGCTGCTATTCGGTTTCGATTTCGAGCGTGCGCCGCTCGCGCAGCTCGCGCTCGCGGGCGTCGCGCGGCGACTCGGGCACGGCGGGCGCGAGCGGTTCGGTGCTGGGTGCGCCCTCGTACACGGTGATCTGGCGCCGCACGCGCAGCGGCTCGCGGCCGTCGACGTGCGCGACGACCTCGATCGCATTGGTGCCTGGGGCGACGGGCACGTCTGCGCGGAACGAGCCGTCGGGGCGCATGCGGAAGCCGCTCGCCTTCGCGCCGGTCGTCGCGTTGCGGATCTCGACGCGATCGAGGCCCGTGAGCCGCACGCTCCGTAACAACGAGACGACGTCGGCAGGGTGCTCGACCGGCACGAAGCGCCCGCCCGTCCGCGCCGCGATCTCGCGATACATCTCGAGCTTCGCGAGCGCCTGCGGTCCGAGCGCGAAGGTGTGCACCGGTACGCCGTAGCGCGCCAAGTCGTCGGCCGCCTCGAGCGCCTCCTTCTCGCCCTTCTCTCGCGACGGAACGGTCGGTTGCCCGTCCGACAACAGCAGCACCGCGCGATGTCGCGCGCGCTCCGGGTCGCGCGCGTCGTTCAGCGCGCGGAACGCGACGCGCAGCGCGTCGGCGATGCTCGTGCCGTTGTCGTGAAAGCCGGCGGCGTAAACGTCGAGCTGGCGGGCCACGCTGCGCGGGTGACCCAGCGCGGAGTCGACCCACGCGAAGCCGGCGAACGACACGAGGCCGACGCGCATCGTGTCG
Protein-coding sequences here:
- a CDS encoding NYN domain-containing protein; the encoded protein is MANDEPRIAVFVDFENLAIGARDMRGQETFRIDVVLRRLLERGRIVFKRAYCDWTRYRDATKELHQQGVELIDVPHTGMSGKNSADIHMVVDALELCHAKQHIDVFALLTGDSDFSPLVAKLKENDKRVLGVGVKASSSKLLIQSCDEFIYYDDLVRAKPPVVAKPAAKPHAPAAAAPARDAKEAKGDKSDKSDKGEDKRGEAMEWLVETVTALAENYEAPWGSMVKQTLKRVHPGFNESYYGYRDFAELLEDAEDKAVVELDWDDKRGNYQVRLAKAKRARGAK
- a CDS encoding S9 family peptidase produces the protein MAPALGALIALAVSGEAQEASSALTVRQLFSNPSVTSPALSDDGQTVAVIVSKGDLQFIFTRPLAGGAMKAVAKLDDPDIRLNWLEWANSKRLLMSVHARNPNGVGMRSRVTRLYGVDADGKNFGWLGKRWPYLGQMKLQPFYQDQIVHWTPDDPDYLLIQFDSPYRDEWPRVQKMNVQTGALRPHQGAKSMVREWLADKAGDIRAGIAYREDKYYELWTRVDPEADFELTIRKEAFSHEEEFLGFSAEDPGKIYVNRDLDGRTAIYEYDLRAKKLGELVYAHPEVDVDGLFRSPAGDWRVLGIRYTTDSPQIHFLDEAAERERAALHRAFEQEFGQAVQIYPRSYSKDGNRQILHVSADTQPPTYFAYDRKLKQLFPLIDERPDIRREQLSETKRVTYQARDGLAIPAYLTLPRGHEAKDLPLVMLIHGGPWARDLIQWDAEVQLFASRGFAVLQPNFRGSSGLGTPHLEAGYREWGQKIQDDITDGVKWAVAQGFADADRVGIYGGSFGGYATLAGLAKTHELYRAGAAYASVTDIEFLLQDDQWYSWGYDWHETMVGGERGDKERLRAASPLRNVARIRAPVLLGHGVDDQRVHVRQSQRMADALKRDGKQYEYLEFPDEIHGFVLEANRVRWYEALIAFFEKNLAPRAKPAAAN
- a CDS encoding enoyl-CoA hydratase/isomerase family protein, with product MYEQIQYDIDGSAAVIQLSRPDRLNALTHKMLSELRHAIGAAEDDARVVGIVLTGAGRGFSAGMDAQALAAGARGERTLGANDNELDIEPGDPAMGAEFSVTYAYLLKVRKPIIAAVNGPVAGLGLSIAALCDLRFASETAVFRTAFAQRGLIAEHGASWILPRLLGPSRALDMMWSPRKIDAKEALAMGLVNRVVPGAELLREAKAYVEDLATWSSPASIMNMKQQVYRALQQPLDVAMNEANARMADSFKRKDFGEGVNSFLEGRKPAFPRIGKS
- a CDS encoding nitronate monooxygenase produces the protein MRIARAARAIRGSDTVLDNRITRLLGVSLPIIQAPMGWIARAQLASAVSNAGGLGIIETSSGALDEIRGEIVKMRELTTKPFGVNIAQAFVRDPGIVDFVVAQGVKFVTTSAGDPTKYTKALKAAGLTVFHVVPSLRAAQKAVDAGVDGLVVEGGEGGGFKSHQEVATMVLLPLIRSKLDVPIIAAGGICDGATMAAAFALGAEGVQMGTRMVSALESPIHDGWKQSIVAAAETGTVMIKPPGRPALRALRTTRTERLEKDPSTAMEEMGAGVRDVYFGGKVDAGVALSGQVAGRIESVRPVADILRDTVNEFHAVVESLGKNYGGRP